The following coding sequences are from one Arthrobacter sp. PvP023 window:
- the gatB gene encoding Asp-tRNA(Asn)/Glu-tRNA(Gln) amidotransferase subunit GatB gives MSTDATLSFEEAMEKYDPVLGFEVHVELNTKTKMFSSAPNVFGDEPNTNVNEVDLGMPGVLPVVNKTAIESSIKIGLALNCKIAETCRFARKNYFYPDTPKNFQTSQYDEPIAYDGYLDIELSDGTVFRVEIERAHMEEDAGKLTHMGGSAGRIQGADYSLVDYNRSGVPLVEIVTKPIQGAGSRAPELAKAYVAAVREIVKNLGVSDAKMERGNVRCDANVSLRPHGRERFGIRSETKNVNSLRAVEHAVRYEIQRHAAVLDSGEPVIQETRHWHEDTRSTTSGRAKSDADDYRYFPEPDLVPIVASREWVEELRATLPEPPAERRKRLQADWGYSDLEFRDVVNAGVMDEIEETIAAGATATVARKWWMGEIVGRAKNADVDPGQLGVKPETIVELNKMVEAGKINNKMAAEVLDGVLAGEGTPAEIVEKRGLAVVSDDGPLLEAIDAALAAQPDVADKIRGGKVQAIGAIVGGVMKATRGQADAGRVRELILERLGVEG, from the coding sequence ATGAGCACTGACGCAACCCTGAGCTTCGAAGAGGCCATGGAGAAGTACGATCCCGTCCTGGGCTTCGAGGTCCACGTGGAGCTCAACACCAAGACCAAGATGTTCTCCTCCGCCCCGAACGTTTTCGGCGACGAGCCCAACACCAACGTCAACGAGGTGGACCTGGGCATGCCGGGCGTGCTGCCCGTGGTGAACAAGACCGCGATTGAGTCCTCCATCAAGATCGGCCTGGCGCTCAACTGCAAGATCGCCGAAACCTGCCGCTTCGCCCGGAAGAACTACTTCTACCCGGACACCCCGAAGAACTTCCAGACCTCCCAGTACGACGAACCCATCGCGTACGACGGCTACCTGGACATCGAGCTTTCCGACGGCACCGTGTTCCGCGTCGAAATCGAGCGCGCCCACATGGAAGAGGACGCCGGCAAGCTGACGCACATGGGCGGGTCCGCGGGCCGCATCCAGGGTGCCGACTACTCGCTGGTGGACTACAACCGCTCCGGTGTTCCACTGGTGGAGATCGTCACCAAGCCGATCCAGGGCGCCGGCAGCCGCGCGCCTGAGCTGGCCAAGGCCTACGTGGCCGCCGTGCGTGAAATCGTGAAGAACCTCGGCGTTTCGGACGCGAAGATGGAACGCGGCAACGTGCGCTGCGACGCGAACGTGTCGCTGCGTCCCCACGGCCGCGAACGCTTCGGCATCCGTTCCGAGACGAAGAACGTGAACTCGCTGCGCGCCGTCGAACACGCCGTCCGCTACGAAATCCAGCGGCACGCCGCCGTGCTGGACTCGGGCGAGCCGGTCATCCAGGAAACGCGCCACTGGCACGAGGACACCCGCTCGACGACGTCGGGCCGGGCCAAGTCCGACGCCGACGACTACCGCTACTTCCCGGAGCCGGACCTCGTTCCGATCGTTGCCTCCCGCGAATGGGTGGAGGAGCTGCGCGCCACCCTGCCGGAGCCGCCGGCCGAGCGCCGCAAGCGCCTGCAGGCCGACTGGGGCTACTCGGACCTGGAATTCCGCGACGTGGTTAACGCCGGCGTCATGGATGAGATCGAAGAGACCATTGCCGCCGGCGCCACGGCCACCGTGGCCCGCAAGTGGTGGATGGGCGAGATCGTTGGCCGCGCCAAGAACGCCGACGTGGACCCCGGCCAGCTGGGCGTCAAGCCGGAAACCATCGTGGAACTGAACAAGATGGTGGAAGCCGGCAAGATCAACAACAAGATGGCCGCCGAGGTCCTCGACGGCGTCCTCGCCGGCGAAGGCACGCCCGCGGAGATCGTGGAGAAGCGCGGCCTGGCCGTGGTCTCCGACGACGGCCCCCTCCTGGAAGCCATCGATGCGGCCCTCGCCGCGCAGCCGGACGTCGCTGACAAGATCCGCGGCGGCAAGGTGCAGGCGATCGGTGCGATCGTGGGCGGCGTCATGAAGGCCACCCGCGGGCAGGCTGACGCGGGGCGCGTCCGCGAGCTGATCCTTGAGAGGCTCGGCGTCGAAGGCTGA
- the gatC gene encoding Asp-tRNA(Asn)/Glu-tRNA(Gln) amidotransferase subunit GatC — protein MAAINRDDVAHLARLAHIEMSAEELDRMAGELAVIVESVKSVSEAAGDDVPATSHPIPLTNVFREDVVGHTFTSEQSLSGAPDAYEGRFKVPAILDED, from the coding sequence ATGGCTGCGATCAACCGCGACGACGTCGCGCATCTCGCGCGTCTCGCGCACATCGAGATGAGTGCTGAAGAGCTGGACCGGATGGCCGGCGAACTCGCCGTCATCGTCGAATCAGTGAAGTCCGTAAGTGAAGCCGCCGGTGATGATGTCCCGGCCACGTCCCACCCGATTCCGTTGACGAACGTGTTCCGCGAGGACGTTGTGGGCCACACCTTCACATCCGAGCAGTCCCTGAGCGGCGCCCCTGACGCATACGAAGGCCGCTTCAAGGTTCCGGCCATCCTGGATGAGGACTGA
- a CDS encoding LLM class flavin-dependent oxidoreductase, translated as MASHQRTLHLNAFLMSTGHHEASWRLPESNPRASTDIRHYRNLARIAERGTFDSIFFADSPVIFGNVGRRPAGKLEPTVLLTAIAAATEKIGLIATASTTYNEPFNLARRFASVDFVSGGRAGWNVVTTVGPDAARNFGVDDQPAHATRYERAAEFLDVAGKLWDSWDDDAVVADKEAGVWADPDKVRPIDHVGKHFRVRGPLNVPRSPQGHPLIVQAGSSEDGKGLAARYAEAVFTAQQTLEDAQGFYSDLKARTAAAGRDPEGIKILPGIVPVLAGTEAEAKELERELDELIRPEYARIELAKTLGVSPDDLPLDRQLPADLPDEDSIQGAKSRYTLIVELGRREQLTVRQLIGRLGGGRGHRTFSGTPEQVADAIQLWFENGAADGFNIMPAVLPSGLEAFVEHVVPVLRQRGLFRTEYTADTLRGHYGLERPLNRYSGAAGLAAVHA; from the coding sequence ATGGCATCCCACCAGCGCACCCTGCATCTCAACGCCTTCCTCATGAGTACCGGCCACCACGAAGCGTCCTGGCGGCTGCCCGAAAGCAACCCCCGGGCCAGCACGGACATCAGGCACTACCGCAACCTCGCCCGGATTGCCGAGCGGGGCACGTTCGATTCCATCTTCTTTGCCGACTCGCCCGTGATCTTCGGAAACGTGGGCCGCCGGCCGGCCGGAAAGCTCGAACCGACAGTGCTGCTGACCGCCATCGCCGCAGCCACCGAGAAGATCGGCCTCATTGCCACGGCTTCCACCACGTACAACGAGCCGTTCAACCTCGCGAGGCGCTTTGCATCCGTCGACTTCGTCAGCGGGGGCCGTGCCGGCTGGAACGTCGTCACCACCGTCGGGCCCGACGCCGCCCGGAACTTTGGCGTCGACGACCAGCCCGCGCACGCAACGCGCTATGAGCGGGCGGCAGAGTTCCTGGACGTCGCCGGCAAACTCTGGGACAGCTGGGATGACGACGCCGTGGTGGCGGACAAGGAGGCGGGCGTCTGGGCCGACCCGGACAAGGTCAGGCCAATCGACCACGTCGGCAAGCATTTCCGGGTTCGCGGCCCGCTCAACGTTCCGCGGTCCCCGCAGGGTCACCCGCTGATTGTCCAGGCGGGCTCCTCCGAAGACGGCAAGGGGCTCGCCGCACGTTATGCCGAAGCCGTGTTCACGGCGCAGCAGACGCTCGAGGACGCGCAGGGCTTCTACAGCGACCTCAAGGCCCGCACCGCAGCCGCCGGACGAGACCCTGAAGGCATCAAGATCCTGCCCGGAATCGTGCCTGTGCTGGCCGGGACAGAAGCCGAGGCCAAGGAGCTGGAGCGCGAACTCGACGAGCTGATCCGTCCGGAATATGCGCGGATCGAACTTGCCAAAACCCTCGGTGTCAGCCCGGACGACCTCCCGCTGGACCGGCAACTGCCGGCGGATCTTCCGGACGAGGATTCCATCCAGGGTGCCAAGAGCCGCTACACCCTGATCGTGGAGCTCGGCCGCCGCGAACAGCTCACGGTGCGGCAGCTGATCGGCCGCCTGGGTGGCGGGCGCGGGCACCGCACCTTCTCGGGCACTCCGGAGCAGGTCGCAGACGCCATCCAGCTCTGGTTTGAAAACGGCGCGGCCGACGGCTTCAACATCATGCCCGCGGTGCTCCCCTCAGGCCTTGAGGCCTTTGTGGAGCACGTGGTGCCGGTCCTGCGCCAGCGGGGCCTGTTCCGGACGGAGTACACAGCCGACACGCTGCGGGGGCACTACGGACTGGAGCGCCCGCTCAACCGGTATTCCGGGGCGGCCGGGCTGGCCGCCGTGCACGCCTGA
- a CDS encoding RidA family protein: MRKTFGSGSSWEQTLGYSRAVQVDNTLYISATAASGDNGIVGEGFYTQTRFILEKLGAVLAEAGFEYSDVVQSKLYLTDISKWEDAGRAHGEVFGEIRPTLSLVHVLPFLDPKMLVEIELVAQKSAS, translated from the coding sequence ATGCGCAAGACATTCGGCTCCGGCTCCTCGTGGGAGCAGACCCTCGGCTATTCCCGTGCAGTCCAGGTGGACAACACCCTGTATATCTCCGCCACCGCGGCGAGCGGTGACAACGGAATCGTGGGCGAGGGCTTCTACACGCAGACCAGGTTCATCCTGGAAAAGCTGGGCGCCGTCCTGGCCGAGGCCGGTTTTGAGTACAGCGACGTGGTGCAGTCCAAGCTGTACCTGACCGACATCAGCAAGTGGGAAGACGCCGGCCGGGCCCACGGTGAAGTTTTTGGCGAGATTCGCCCCACCCTGTCGCTGGTCCACGTGCTGCCGTTCCTGGATCCCAAGATGCTGGTGGAGATCGAACTCGTGGCCCAGAAGAGCGCCAGCTAG
- a CDS encoding ATP-binding protein encodes MKRPSPRQPLRFSTQTLLLQLGVVLLVVLLSGAVHAWLTYERLGREAENQALTLARTVASDPAVRQEVQAISREAGTPPASVLLAGPLMAVAEGARTRTGALFVVITDETGLRLAHPDADRLGEKVSTDPSEALSGKEVTTRNTGTLGPSAGAKVPVFAPDSDTVVGEVSVGYSTENIVQSLARDITPILLTAAGSLLAGILASFLLRRRLQRLTLGLEPEEISTLVHDQVAVLQGVDDGVIGVSADGRISVFNAAAQRLLGRHDLTGTPWKRAPVPEQLKALTLPDAAEADAVEVIAGGRVLVASARKALHRQEDLGWVVMLRDRTELQHLTRQLDAVGTMSTALRAQRHEFANQLHTIAGFMSIGQHQQAREYLARLAATGPLKFPVDQAELLQDPYLQAFVGAKGVEADERGVTLRIGPETLVRGQVTEPQDVTTVLGNLIDNAVNAAVAGSAADRWVEVELLDEPGADGGTLHIVVGDSGDGLAVESAAGGADGAGAEAVFAEGFTTSARPARAGGGQGLGLALARQLARRRGGDVRVLEPGSPGGPGAVFMATLPRTTADSPGREKPLTEDRFIGKDNDVGKDTDG; translated from the coding sequence ATGAAGCGTCCGTCACCGAGGCAGCCGCTGCGGTTCTCCACCCAGACCCTGCTGCTCCAGCTCGGAGTGGTTTTGCTCGTGGTGCTGCTCAGCGGCGCCGTGCATGCCTGGCTGACGTATGAGCGCCTGGGCCGGGAGGCCGAGAACCAGGCGCTCACCCTGGCCCGCACTGTTGCATCGGATCCTGCGGTCCGCCAGGAGGTCCAGGCCATCAGCCGCGAAGCGGGCACTCCCCCGGCGTCGGTGCTGCTGGCCGGCCCGCTGATGGCGGTGGCCGAAGGCGCCCGCACCCGCACCGGGGCGCTGTTCGTGGTGATCACCGATGAAACCGGCCTGCGGCTGGCCCATCCGGACGCCGACCGGCTGGGTGAGAAGGTCAGCACTGATCCCTCCGAAGCTCTCTCGGGCAAGGAGGTGACCACGCGGAACACCGGGACGCTGGGGCCCTCGGCGGGCGCCAAGGTGCCCGTCTTCGCGCCGGATTCGGACACAGTGGTGGGCGAGGTCAGCGTGGGATATTCCACCGAGAACATCGTGCAGAGCCTCGCCCGCGACATCACGCCTATTCTCCTGACCGCGGCCGGGTCGCTGCTCGCCGGAATCCTGGCCTCGTTCCTGCTGCGCCGCCGCCTGCAGCGGCTGACGCTCGGCCTGGAGCCGGAGGAGATCAGCACGCTGGTCCATGACCAGGTGGCGGTTCTCCAGGGCGTGGACGACGGCGTGATCGGCGTTTCGGCCGACGGCAGGATCAGCGTCTTCAATGCTGCCGCCCAGCGGCTCCTCGGCCGGCACGACCTCACGGGCACACCGTGGAAGCGGGCCCCGGTCCCTGAGCAGCTGAAGGCCCTGACCCTGCCGGACGCCGCCGAAGCCGACGCCGTCGAAGTCATCGCCGGCGGCCGCGTGCTGGTGGCCAGCGCCCGCAAAGCGCTGCACCGGCAGGAAGACCTGGGCTGGGTGGTCATGCTCCGCGACCGCACCGAGCTCCAGCACCTGACCCGCCAGCTGGATGCCGTGGGGACGATGTCCACGGCGCTGCGGGCACAACGCCACGAATTCGCCAACCAGCTGCACACCATTGCCGGCTTTATGAGCATCGGGCAGCACCAGCAGGCGCGCGAGTACCTGGCGCGGCTGGCCGCCACCGGACCGCTGAAGTTTCCGGTGGACCAGGCCGAGCTCCTCCAGGATCCCTACCTGCAGGCGTTCGTGGGCGCCAAGGGTGTGGAAGCGGACGAACGCGGCGTGACGCTGCGCATCGGCCCCGAAACGCTGGTGCGCGGCCAGGTCACCGAGCCGCAGGACGTCACCACGGTGCTCGGGAACCTGATCGACAACGCCGTGAACGCCGCCGTCGCCGGTTCCGCCGCGGACCGCTGGGTGGAGGTGGAGCTGCTGGACGAACCGGGAGCCGACGGCGGCACGCTGCATATCGTCGTCGGGGATTCCGGTGACGGCCTGGCCGTCGAATCCGCGGCGGGCGGGGCGGACGGAGCCGGCGCGGAGGCCGTGTTCGCCGAAGGGTTTACGACGTCGGCACGGCCGGCGCGTGCCGGCGGCGGGCAGGGGCTGGGGCTGGCCCTTGCCCGGCAGCTTGCGCGGCGCCGCGGCGGAGACGTCAGGGTCCTGGAGCCCGGCTCCCCCGGCGGACCGGGTGCTGTCTTTATGGCGACGCTGCCGCGGACCACCGCCGACTCGCCCGGACGGGAGAAGCCCCTCACGGAGGACAGGTTTATCGGCAAGGACAACGATGTCGGGAAGGACACCGATGGCTGA
- a CDS encoding inositol monophosphatase family protein, translating into MSITPADLLEVAKAAAAAGAAVLATRNGDALDVSNKGASGDWVTAFDVAAENAVREVIGRVRPQDTVTGEEHGTLSRDDPSGYRWSIDPLDGTTNFIRNIVYYGTSVAVADPDGVWLAGVVNAPALGRVYYASRGGGAWLEERGQRTQLTGPVPGRAGQILATGFSYDPGVRAEQAEALGGFMDGFADVRRLGSAALDLCLVADGTHDAFGERGLNEHDFSAGALIAEEAGCWVRRPRLTSPLDGGPSDEERLAAWTCAGTLELSGKFPL; encoded by the coding sequence ATGAGCATCACGCCGGCGGATCTGCTGGAAGTGGCCAAAGCGGCAGCCGCGGCCGGGGCCGCGGTGCTCGCCACACGCAACGGCGACGCCCTGGACGTCAGCAACAAGGGAGCCTCGGGGGACTGGGTCACGGCCTTCGACGTCGCGGCTGAGAACGCCGTGCGTGAAGTCATCGGCCGTGTCCGGCCGCAGGACACTGTCACCGGCGAGGAACACGGCACCCTGAGCAGGGACGACCCCAGCGGATACCGCTGGTCAATCGACCCGCTGGACGGCACCACCAATTTCATCCGGAACATCGTCTATTACGGCACGTCGGTGGCAGTGGCCGATCCCGACGGCGTCTGGCTGGCCGGCGTCGTTAACGCCCCTGCCCTGGGCCGCGTCTACTATGCGTCGCGCGGGGGAGGCGCCTGGCTGGAGGAGCGGGGGCAGCGCACCCAGCTCACCGGGCCCGTGCCGGGCCGTGCCGGGCAGATCCTGGCCACCGGCTTTAGCTACGATCCCGGCGTCCGCGCCGAGCAGGCCGAAGCCCTCGGCGGCTTCATGGACGGCTTCGCCGATGTGCGCCGGCTGGGTTCCGCCGCCCTGGACCTGTGCCTGGTGGCGGACGGAACCCATGACGCCTTCGGGGAACGCGGACTCAACGAGCACGATTTCTCTGCGGGCGCCCTCATCGCCGAGGAAGCCGGCTGCTGGGTGCGCCGGCCCCGCCTGACGAGCCCCCTCGACGGCGGACCGTCGGACGAGGAACGCCTCGCCGCCTGGACGTGTGCCGGCACGCTTGAGCTGTCCGGCAAGTTTCCGCTTTGA
- a CDS encoding response regulator yields the protein MAEDLRVLIVDDDFHVAKLHAAYVDSVAGFMALPPAGSASLALQAIHSLRPDLVLLDVYLPDASGLDLLGQLDVDTMILSAASDAASLRVAFRRGALGYLLKPFTAESLSQQLRSYARYRRILAQPGALDQDTVERAKRSLIPGDVTPSAKPRSATEAAVLESLVPGEQYSAAEVAGRVGVSRATAQRYLSSLADDGAVDIQLRYGTTGRPEHRYGLPAK from the coding sequence ATGGCTGAGGATTTAAGGGTCCTGATTGTGGATGACGATTTCCACGTCGCCAAGCTGCACGCGGCCTATGTTGATTCGGTGGCGGGTTTCATGGCGCTGCCGCCCGCGGGTTCGGCATCGCTGGCACTGCAGGCCATCCACAGCCTGCGTCCGGACCTGGTGCTGCTGGATGTGTACCTGCCTGATGCGTCCGGACTTGACCTGCTCGGCCAGCTGGACGTGGACACCATGATCCTGAGTGCGGCCTCGGACGCGGCGTCGCTGCGGGTGGCGTTCCGTCGCGGCGCCCTGGGATATCTGCTGAAGCCGTTCACGGCGGAGTCCCTGTCGCAGCAGCTCCGCTCCTATGCCCGGTACCGGCGGATCCTGGCCCAGCCGGGTGCACTGGACCAGGACACGGTAGAGCGGGCCAAGCGTTCGCTGATTCCCGGCGACGTCACTCCCTCGGCCAAGCCACGCTCCGCCACCGAAGCCGCCGTGCTGGAATCGCTGGTGCCCGGGGAGCAGTATTCGGCGGCCGAAGTCGCCGGACGGGTAGGGGTATCCCGGGCCACCGCCCAGCGGTACCTGTCCTCGCTGGCGGACGACGGTGCCGTCGACATCCAGCTCCGGTACGGCACCACGGGCCGCCCGGAACACCGCTACGGCCTCCCAGCTAAATAG
- a CDS encoding CitMHS family transporter, which yields MLVLLGFAMIAVFMVLIMTKKLTPVLALIIVPTVFGLFAGAGLGIGDMVMDSMKSMTSTAALLMFAIIYFGLMIDVGLFDPLVRFILRKLGNDPAKVVLGTAILAAAVSLDGDGSTTFILTTAAMLPVYLRLKMSPVVLTCVAGLANGTMNILPWGGPTARAATALKIDVNDVFVPMIPSLIAGLVVVFAFAWLLGLQERNRLRATAPEIWGVPDTAEEFDGGTGGGRPAGGSGTGRTGSGPAGTAPAGVSPAGSSVAVLERPESLVDDHDSAMADTALDPNRKTLRPKLFWFNLGLTVAVMVTLVANVIPLPFVFMVGSAIALLVNFPKVKDQGAQLIAHAPSIVAVVSMVMAAAVLTGVLKGTGMVEAMSGWLVQIIPTSMGPFMAVITGVLSIPMTFFMSNDAFYFGVLPVLSETAAHYGVSAADMARASITGQPFHLQSPLVPAILLLVSLAKVDLGDHHKKVLWRTAVISLVMLGVGMLTGAIGIG from the coding sequence GTGCTGGTATTACTTGGATTCGCCATGATCGCGGTATTCATGGTGCTGATCATGACGAAGAAGTTGACGCCAGTGCTGGCGCTGATCATCGTCCCTACCGTTTTCGGGCTTTTCGCCGGAGCGGGGCTGGGCATCGGGGACATGGTCATGGACTCCATGAAGTCCATGACGTCCACCGCAGCCCTGCTGATGTTCGCCATCATCTACTTCGGCCTGATGATCGATGTCGGGCTGTTCGACCCCCTGGTGCGGTTCATCCTCCGCAAGCTGGGCAACGACCCCGCCAAGGTGGTGCTGGGCACCGCCATCCTGGCCGCCGCAGTGTCCCTGGACGGTGACGGCTCCACCACCTTCATCCTCACCACGGCCGCCATGCTGCCCGTCTACCTGCGCCTGAAGATGAGCCCAGTGGTCCTGACCTGCGTCGCGGGCCTCGCCAACGGAACCATGAACATCCTGCCCTGGGGCGGCCCCACCGCCCGCGCCGCCACGGCGTTGAAGATCGACGTCAACGACGTCTTCGTCCCCATGATTCCGTCCCTGATCGCAGGCCTCGTAGTGGTCTTCGCCTTCGCCTGGCTGCTGGGCCTGCAGGAACGCAACCGCCTCCGCGCCACCGCACCGGAAATCTGGGGTGTGCCGGATACGGCAGAAGAGTTCGACGGCGGTACCGGCGGCGGCCGCCCGGCCGGCGGTTCCGGTACCGGACGCACGGGTTCCGGTCCTGCCGGAACCGCCCCTGCAGGCGTCTCCCCGGCGGGCTCCTCCGTTGCCGTGCTCGAGCGCCCCGAATCCCTCGTGGACGATCACGACTCCGCCATGGCGGACACCGCCCTGGACCCGAACCGCAAGACCCTGCGCCCCAAGCTGTTCTGGTTCAACCTTGGCCTGACGGTTGCCGTCATGGTCACGCTCGTCGCCAACGTCATTCCGCTCCCGTTCGTCTTCATGGTTGGCTCCGCCATCGCCCTGCTGGTCAACTTCCCCAAGGTCAAGGACCAGGGTGCCCAGCTGATCGCCCACGCTCCGTCCATCGTGGCCGTGGTCAGCATGGTCATGGCCGCGGCGGTCCTCACCGGCGTCCTGAAGGGCACCGGCATGGTCGAGGCCATGTCCGGCTGGCTCGTCCAGATCATCCCCACCAGCATGGGACCGTTCATGGCCGTCATCACCGGCGTGCTCAGCATCCCCATGACGTTCTTCATGAGCAACGATGCCTTCTACTTCGGCGTCCTCCCCGTACTGAGCGAGACCGCTGCCCACTACGGCGTCAGCGCCGCCGACATGGCGCGGGCCTCCATCACCGGCCAGCCGTTCCACCTGCAGAGCCCGCTGGTTCCGGCCATCCTGCTGCTCGTGTCGCTCGCCAAGGTGGACCTCGGCGACCACCACAAGAAGGTGCTGTGGCGTACCGCGGTTATCTCGCTCGTCATGCTCGGTGTCGGGATGCTGACGGGAGCCATCGGCATCGGCTAG
- the gatA gene encoding Asp-tRNA(Asn)/Glu-tRNA(Gln) amidotransferase subunit GatA: MTENNVLIRLSAAALAEKLAAGEVTSVEVTQAYLDRIAAVDGGPRGVHAFLHVNTEEALAVAAEVDAIRAAGGAAAAELHELAGVPIAVKDLIVTVGQPTTAGSKILEGWHSPYDATVVKRLRDAKMPILGKTNLDEFAMGSSTEHSAYGPTRNPWDLDRIPGGSGGGSAAAVAAFEAPLALGTDTGGSIRQPGAVTGTVGVKPTYGSVSRYGAIAMASSLDQIGPVSRTVLDSALLHQVIGGHDPHDSTSLPDPLEDLVAAARTGNVDGMKIGIIKELHGEGYQAGVENRFNESLELLKQAGAEIVEVSCPNFKYALGAYYLIMPSEASSNLAKFDGVRYGLRVLPKDAPLTIERVMGATRAAGFGDEVKRRIILGTYALSAGYYDAYYGSAQKVRTLIQRDFEAAFAQADVLISPTAPTTAFKLGEKLNDPLAMYLNDVATIPANMAGVPGLSLPGGLADEDGLPVGIQLLAPARQDARLYRVGAVLESLLEAQWGGPLLDKAPELATSVVEPAETLETQEAK, encoded by the coding sequence ATGACTGAGAACAACGTACTGATCCGCCTCTCCGCCGCCGCGCTCGCCGAAAAGCTCGCAGCCGGCGAAGTCACCTCCGTTGAGGTCACCCAGGCCTACCTGGACCGCATCGCAGCGGTTGACGGCGGTCCCCGGGGAGTGCACGCCTTCCTGCACGTCAACACCGAGGAGGCGCTCGCCGTCGCCGCGGAGGTGGACGCCATCCGCGCCGCAGGCGGCGCCGCGGCAGCAGAACTCCATGAACTCGCCGGTGTTCCCATCGCCGTCAAAGACCTCATCGTCACCGTCGGCCAGCCGACCACGGCCGGCTCCAAGATCCTCGAAGGCTGGCACAGCCCGTACGACGCCACGGTGGTCAAGCGTCTGCGCGACGCCAAAATGCCCATCCTGGGCAAAACCAACCTGGACGAATTTGCCATGGGCTCCTCCACGGAGCACTCGGCCTACGGCCCCACCCGCAACCCGTGGGACCTGGACCGGATCCCGGGCGGCTCGGGCGGCGGCTCGGCTGCCGCCGTCGCCGCGTTTGAAGCGCCCCTTGCCCTCGGCACCGATACCGGCGGATCCATCCGCCAGCCGGGCGCCGTCACCGGCACCGTGGGCGTCAAGCCCACCTACGGCAGCGTTTCCCGCTACGGCGCCATCGCGATGGCTTCCTCGCTGGACCAGATCGGCCCGGTCTCCCGCACCGTGCTGGACTCTGCCTTGCTGCACCAGGTCATCGGCGGCCACGATCCGCACGACTCCACGTCCCTGCCGGACCCGCTGGAAGACCTCGTTGCTGCCGCCCGGACGGGCAACGTGGACGGCATGAAGATCGGCATCATCAAGGAACTCCACGGCGAGGGTTACCAGGCCGGCGTCGAGAACCGTTTCAACGAATCGCTCGAACTGCTCAAGCAGGCCGGCGCGGAAATCGTTGAGGTCTCCTGCCCCAACTTCAAGTACGCACTGGGCGCCTATTACCTGATCATGCCCTCGGAGGCTTCCTCCAACCTGGCCAAGTTCGACGGCGTCCGGTACGGCCTGCGGGTCCTGCCCAAGGATGCGCCGCTCACCATCGAACGCGTCATGGGTGCCACCCGCGCCGCAGGCTTCGGCGACGAAGTGAAGCGCCGCATCATCCTGGGCACCTACGCGCTCAGCGCCGGCTACTACGACGCCTACTACGGCTCGGCCCAGAAGGTCCGCACCCTGATCCAGCGCGACTTCGAGGCCGCGTTCGCCCAGGCGGACGTGCTGATTTCCCCGACGGCGCCCACCACGGCGTTCAAGCTCGGCGAGAAGTTGAACGACCCCCTGGCCATGTACCTCAACGACGTCGCCACCATCCCGGCCAACATGGCCGGCGTCCCGGGGCTGTCCCTGCCGGGCGGCCTGGCGGATGAGGACGGGCTGCCCGTCGGCATCCAGCTCCTCGCCCCGGCGCGCCAGGATGCGCGCCTGTACCGCGTGGGTGCGGTGCTCGAATCACTGCTCGAGGCGCAGTGGGGCGGACCGCTGCTGGACAAGGCGCCGGAATTGGCCACTTCGGTGGTCGAGCCCGCCGAGACCCTCGAAACCCAGGAGGCAAAATAA
- a CDS encoding GNAT family N-acetyltransferase gives MHPQILIRPAVPADFDAVARITRDAYLAAGYFASADHPYMLQIQDVAKRAGQATIWVAERAGRIVGSVTLAVAGEPFADIALPDELEFRMLVVDPSVQRSGAGKAMVQAIINHAKSLDGIKAVALTTGRTWESAHGLYRKTGFHRVPERDWFVTDTDIKLLVYRLEV, from the coding sequence GTGCATCCGCAGATCCTCATTCGTCCCGCCGTTCCGGCAGATTTCGACGCCGTAGCCCGCATCACGCGGGACGCCTACCTCGCCGCCGGCTACTTCGCGAGTGCCGACCACCCCTACATGCTGCAGATCCAGGACGTGGCCAAACGGGCCGGCCAGGCCACCATCTGGGTCGCCGAACGGGCCGGACGCATCGTCGGGTCGGTAACGCTCGCCGTCGCCGGTGAACCTTTTGCGGACATCGCGCTGCCGGACGAACTCGAATTCCGCATGCTGGTGGTGGACCCGTCGGTCCAGCGCAGCGGCGCAGGCAAGGCCATGGTCCAGGCGATCATCAACCATGCGAAGTCGCTGGACGGCATTAAGGCCGTGGCGCTGACCACCGGCCGCACGTGGGAGAGCGCGCACGGGCTGTACCGGAAGACAGGCTTCCACCGCGTTCCTGAGCGCGACTGGTTCGTGACGGACACCGACATAAAGCTGCTGGTTTACCGGCTCGAGGTGTAG